In Oncorhynchus clarkii lewisi isolate Uvic-CL-2024 chromosome 2, UVic_Ocla_1.0, whole genome shotgun sequence, one DNA window encodes the following:
- the LOC139379684 gene encoding protein Wnt-4-like has protein sequence MPTVSAVNLTAQLLLLLLWATHPTMATNWLSLARMPRSRPVSGAAPCGRLRGLSVGQVGVCRARGEVMESVRKAAEMVIEECQHQFRNRRWNCSTTPRGVNVFGRVMSQGTREAAFVHALSSAAVAVAVTRGCSRGELERCGCDRKVRGVSPEGFQWSGCSDNLSYGVAFSQTFVDETERAKGMSAGRPLMNVHNNEAGRKAILHNMQVECKCHGVSGSCELRTCWKVMPPFRRVGAVLKERFDGATEVRLSRIGSRTALLPRDPQVKPPAARDLVYLAVSPDFCRLDPDNGIPGTAGRRCNGTSRLAPDGCELVCCGPGYRAGRAEMVQRCSCKFSWCCSVRCQQCKNTVMIHTCRE, from the exons atGCCAACTGTCTCCGCTGTCAATCTCACGGCACAACTCCTCCTGCTGTTGCTATGGGCAACCCACCCGACCATGGCAACCAACTGGCT cTCCCTGGCGAGGATGCCGCGCTCGCGGCCCGTGTCGGGTGCTGCCCCCTGTGGGCGGCTGAGGGGACTGTCCGTGGGGCAGGTGGGGGTGTGCAGGGCGCGGGGAGAGGTCATGGAGTCTGTGCGCAAGGCAGCCGAGATGGTCATAGAGGAG TGCCAGCACCAGTTTCGTAATCGCCGTTGGAACTGCTCCACCACCCCACGTGGAGTCAACGTGTTCGGTAGAGTCATGAGCCAAG GCACCCGTGAGGCAGCCTTTGTGCACGCCCTGTCCTCGGCGGCGGTGGCAGTTGCAGTGACGCGAGGCTGCAGCCGGGGGGAGCTAGAGCGGTGTGGCTGCGACAGGAAGGTCAGAGGGGTCAGTCCCGAGG GTTTCCAGTGGTCTGGGTGCAGTGATAACCTGTCATATGGTGTGGCCTTCTCCCAGACCTTCGTGGATGAGACGGAGCGTGCCAAGGGGATGTCGGCAGGGCGACCCCTCATGAATGTCCATAACAACGAGGCTGGACGGAAG GCTATCCTCCATAACATGCAGGTGGAGTGTAAGTGTCATGGTGTCTCGGGATCCTGTGAGCTGAGGACCTGCTGGAAAGTCATGCCCCCATTTCGGCGCGTCGGCGCCGTGCTGAAGGAACGCTTTGATGGAGCCACAGAG GTGCGTCTGTCCCGTATCGGCTCCAGGACAGCCCTGCTGCCCCGGGACCCCCAGGTCAAACCTCCTGCCGCCAGGGACCTGGTGTACCTCGCTGTCTCTCCAGACTTCTGCCGTCTCGACCCCGACAATGGGATCCCCGGGACAGCCGGCCGACGCTGTAACG GCACCTCCCGGCTGGCCCCAGATGGCTGTGAGCTGGTATGTTGTGGGCCAGGGTACCGGGCGGGCCGGGCTGAGATGGTGCAGCGCTGCTCCTGTAAGTTCTCCTGGTGCTGCTCGGTCCGCTGCCAGCAGTGCAAGAACACAGTGATGATCCACACCTGCCGAGAGTGA
- the LOC139422259 gene encoding cell division control protein 42 homolog yields the protein MQTIKCVVVGDGAVGKTCLLISYTTNKFPSEYVPTVFDNYAVTVMIGGEPYTLGLFDTAGQEDYDRLRPLSYPQTDVFLVCFSCVSPSSFENVREKWVPEISHHCPRTPFLLVGTQVDLRDDSNTVEKLAKNKQRPLSPESGDKLARDLRAVKYVECSALTQRGLKNVFDEAILAALEPPETKSKKRCVLL from the exons ATGCAGACAATAAAGTGTGTAGTGGTGGGGGACGGAGCTGTAGGAAAGACCTGTCTACTTATCTCCTACACAACCAACAAGTTCCCCTCAGAATACGTGCCTACG GTGTTTGATAATTATGCAGTGACGGTGATGATCGGAGGGGAACCCTACACACTTGGGCTTTTCGACACCGCGG GTCAGGAGGATTACGATAGGCTGCGACCTCTCAGCTACCCGCAGACGGACGTCTTCCTCGTCTGTTTCTCCTGCGTCTCACCCTCATCCTTTGAGAATGTCCGAGAGAAG TGGGTTCCAGAGATCTCCCATCACTGTCCTCGTACACCCTTCCTGTTGGTGGGCACCCAGGTGGATCTGAGGGACGACAGCAACACTGTGGAGAAGCTGGCCAAGAACAAACAGCGGCCCCTGTCCCCTGAGAGCGGAGACAAGCTGGCCCGGGACCTCCGGGCCGTCAAATATGTGGAATGCTCTGCCCTCACGCAG agggggCTGAAGAACGTGTTTGACGAGGCTATCCTGGCAGCTTTGGAACCTCCTGAGACTAAATCCAAGAAACGCTGTGTCCTGTTATAA